A stretch of the Lolium perenne isolate Kyuss_39 chromosome 3, Kyuss_2.0, whole genome shotgun sequence genome encodes the following:
- the LOC127345048 gene encoding putative 12-oxophytodienoate reductase 5, with product MEPKPEAIPLLTPYKMAGSSFSLAHRVVLAPLTRQRSYGNVPQPHAAVYYGQRATAGGMLITEATGVSDTAQGYKDTPGVWTAEQVEAWRPVVDAVHAKGAVIFCQLWHVGRVSSYEFQPGGAAPVSSTETMVGPQVRHDGTVEEFSPPRRLTVEEIPGIVDDFRKAARNAVQAGFDGVEIHGGNGYLIEQFLKDSANNRDDDYGGSLENRCRFALEVVDAVAKEVGGHRVGIRFSPFMDYMDCHDSDPHALGLHLATKLNDHGILYLHMIEPRMALVDGRRVVPKRLLPYREAFKGTFIANGGYDREEGDKAIASGYADLVSFGRLFLANPDLPRRLELNAPLNKYNRMTFYISDPVVGYTDYPFLS from the exons ATGGAGCCCAAGCCGGAGGCGATCCCTCTCCTGACGCCGTACAAGATGGCCGGCTCGTCCTTCTCCCTAGCGCACAGGGTGGTGCTGGCGCCGCTGACACGGCAGCGCTCCTACGGCAACGTGCCGCAGCCGCACGCCGCGGTGTACTACGGCCAGCGCGCCACAGCCGGCGGGATGCTCATCACCGAGGCCACGGGGGTCTCCGACACGGCCCAGGGGTACAAGGACACGCCGGGGGTCTGGACCGCGGAGCAGGTGGAGGCGTGGCGGCCCGTCGTGGACGCCGTGCACGCCAAGGGCGCCGTCATCTTCTGCCAGCTCTGGCACGTCGGGCGCGTGTCGAGCTACGAGTTCCAGCCCGGCGGCGCCGCGCCGGTGTCGAGCACGGAGACTATGGTCGGGCCGCAGGTCAGGCACGACGGTACCGTCGAGGAGTTCTCGCCGCCGAGGAGgctgacggtggaggagataccGGGGATCGTCGATGACTTTAGGAAGGCCGCCAGGAACGCCGTCCAGGCTG GCTTCGACGGCGTCGAGATCCATGGTGGCAACGGGTACCTGATCGAGCAGTTCCTCAAGGACAGCGCCAACAATCGCGACGATGACTACGGCGGCAGCCTCGAGAATCGTTGCCGCTTCGCTCTTGAGGTGGTGGATGCTGTCGCCAAGGAGGTCGGCGGCCACCGCGTGGGCATCCGGTTCTCGCCCTTCATGGACTACATGGACTGCCACGACTCCGACCCGCATGCTCTTGGCCTCCACCTCGCCACGAAGCTCAACGACCATGGAATCCTCTACCTTCACATGATCGAGCCCAGAATGGCACTCGTCGATGGCCGGCGGGTGGTGCCGAAGCGGCTGCTGCCTTACAGGGAAGCCTTCAAGGGCACCTTCATTGCCAACGGCGGGTACGACCGAGAGGAGGGGGACAAGGCTATCGCCTCAGGGTACGCCGATCTCGTCTCCTTCGGACGGCTTTTCCTAGCGAACCCCGACTTGCCGAGAAGACTAGAGCTCAATGCGCCTCTCAACAAGTATAACCGGATGACCTTCTACATTTCTGATCCCGTTGTCGGCTACACCGATTACCCGTTTCTTTCTTGA